The following proteins are co-located in the Ficedula albicollis isolate OC2 chromosome 25, FicAlb1.5, whole genome shotgun sequence genome:
- the LOC101814769 gene encoding glycine-rich cell wall structural protein-like, with product MGLKRLLRISSAASESRKEAAGAGLCKSISQHSLGCLTSLRSTIHPYKSSAVPELLTQPTPSIATFPPALKAHSSKMCSRQSSGGCHGMSSQSSGCHSQGSGCHGSSSSGYQSQGSSCCGGGGGSGKVIISSGGGGGGSCCSGGSSGYGMGGGYGGGSSGSKVIVVGGGGGGSSGCCSGGSSYGMGGGYGGSSGSKSIIGGSSGGSSGCCSGGYGMGGGYGGGSSGSKSIIGGSSGGSSGCCSGGSSYGMGGGYGGSSGSKSIIVGGGGGGSSGCCSGGYGMGGGYGGGSSGTKVIVGGSSGGSSGCCSGGSSYGMGGGYGGSLGSKSIIGGSSGGSSACCSGGSSGYGMGGGYGGSSGSKSIVVGGGSGGSSGCCSGGSSSYGMGGGYGGSSSGTKVIIGGGSSAGSSGCCSGGSSYGMGGGYGGSSGSKTIVGGSSGGSSGCCSGGSSYGMGGGYGGGSSGQTVIISSGGGGGGSSQQKCPIVVPVVSHQTKQSSCWPGQQK from the exons ATGGGGCTGAAGCGCCTCCTTCgcatcagctctgctgcaagTGAGTCAAggaaggaggcagctggagctgggctctgtaAATCAATCTCTCAGCATTCCTTAGGGTGTCTCACTTCCCTCAGGAGCACGATCCATCCGTATAAAAGCTCGGCTGTCCCAGAGCTCCTCACTCAACCAACGCCGAGCATCGCCACGTTCCCACCAGCACTGAAG GCTCACAGCTCCAAGATGTGCTCCAGACAAAGCTCCGGGGGCTGCCATGGGATGTCGTCCCAGTCCAGCGGttgccacagccagggctccGGTTGCCACGGGAGCAGCTCCTCCGGTTACCAGTCCcagggctcctcctgctgcGGGGGCGGAGGGGGCTCCGGCAAAGTCATCATCAGCtctggtggaggaggaggaggatcctgctgcagtgggggcTCCTCGGGATACGGGATGGGAGGGGGATACGGTGGTGGATCTTCGGGATCCAAGGTCATCGTTGTAGGTGGAGGTGGTGGAGGCTCCTCCGGATGCTGCAGTGGAGGATCCAGCTATGGGATGGGAGGAGGATACGGTGGATCCTCAGGATCAAAGAGCATCATTGGAGGAAGCAGTGGAGGCTCCTCTGGATGCTGCAGTGGAGGATATGGGATGGGTGGAGGATATGGTGGTGGATCTTCAGGATCAAAGAGCATCATTGGAGGAAGCAGTGGAGGCTCCTCTGGATGCTGCAGTGGAGGATCCAGCTATGGGATGGGTGGAGGATATGGTGGATCTTCGGGATCAAAGAGCATCATTGTAGGTGGAGGTGGTGGTGGATCCTCCGGATGCTGCAGTGGAGGATACGGGATGGGAGGAGGATATGGTGGTGGATCTTCAGGGACAAAGGTCATTGTTGGAGGAAGCAGTGGAGGATCCTCTGGATGCTGCAGTGGAGGATCCAGCTATGGGATGGGTGGAGGATATGGTGGATCTTTGGGATCAAAGAGCATCATTGGAGGAAGCAGTGGAGGATCCTCTGCATGCTGCAGTGGAGGATCTTCAGGATATGGGATGGGAGGAGGATATGGTGGATCTTCGGGATCAAAGAGCATCGTTGTAGGCGGAGGTAGTGGAGGATCCTCTGGATGTTGCAGTGGGGGCTCCTCCAGCTATGGAATGGGAGGGGGATATGgtggcagctcctcagggacAAAGGTCATCATTGGAGGGGGAAGCAGTGCAGGCTCCTCTGGATGCTGCAGTGGCGGATCCAGCTATGGGATGGGCGGAGGATACGGTGGATCTTCGGGATCAAAGACCATCGTCGGAGGAAGCAGTGGAGGCTCCTCCGGATGCTGCAGTGGCGGATCCAGCTATGGCATGGGAGGAGGATACGGCGGCGGCTCCTCGGGCCAGACCGTCATCATCAGCTCTGGAGGGGGCGGCGGAGGCTCCTCCCAGCAGAAATGTCCCATTGTTGTCCCCGTGGTGTCCCACCAGAccaagcagagctcctgctggcccGGCCAGCAGAAGtaa